Proteins found in one Mustela lutreola isolate mMusLut2 chromosome 10, mMusLut2.pri, whole genome shotgun sequence genomic segment:
- the LOC131809292 gene encoding eukaryotic translation initiation factor 1-like yields the protein MSALQNLHSFDPFADASKGDDLLPAGTEDYIHIRRIQQRNGRKTHTTVQGIADDYNKKKLVKAFKKKFACNGTVIEHPEYGEVIQLQGDQRKNICQFLVEIGLAKDNQLKVHGF from the exons ATGTCCGCTCTCCAGAACCTCCACTCTTTCGACCCCTTTGCTGATGCAAGTAAGGGTGATGATCTGCTTCCTGCTGGCACTGAGGATTATATCCATATAAGAAGAATTCAACAGAGAAACGGCAGGAAGACCCATACTACTGTCCAAGGGATCGCTGATgattacaataaaaagaaactagTGAAGGCGTTTAAGAAGAAATTTGCCTGCAATGGTACTGTAATTGAGCATCCAGAATATGGAGAAGTAATTCAGCTACAGGGTGACCAGCGCAAGAATATATGCCAGTTCCTGGTGGAGATTGGACTGGCTAAGGACAACCAGCTGAAG gttcaTGGGTTTTAA